The Candidatus Zixiibacteriota bacterium genome window below encodes:
- a CDS encoding thrombospondin type 3 repeat-containing protein, with translation MEKHRFFALIAMASLLILFAFAVVEGGTPGNSITVNRMEQKAQTLTLRGQSFSWPTRPVAKAVEQGSQGGETIETATVIGSLPYTASGTTVGYTNDYDRRCSNLSNSPDVVYSYQPTSGQRLNISTCIASYITKIFIFENDTNTTVACSQYSDSCSNKFRAGIYDLPVLAGNTYYIVVDGYGGQSGTYDLVVVARPPIDTLAIHPALADNNKGMLALAHEYDEYDSSVFWMGSIDNGTTWSNAVYWNFSGGAATYPAFAYWGKDTTFFGTVVPPHAFYNGAPNYLVSMWNAGNVSATEGSYWDWSSYGWHDMKMIDIACDNSQADWMWGFQSMVHSTTYTNPAMVNAPHIFYQTSADGYANISWYNGLDGCNTTTCEIDHATAKTYTVYDWLDPSIATWKLFGRQDRFDDFEDTIFSGGYTFIMDDSSETQYPVVAAYNNNVLIVTENWNEADPDDKDIICWHSPTGSLADLETSVIEATADAERYPQIRHISGLSFLCTFIRDYILYATLTEDAGLTWATPQSISLFGDSVVSDYRADNIAESDGYAAKIIYEYYVPGGGGDIHLRLITHQVYPYPDADADGVPDFQDNCPAIANPDQTDTDSDGKGDACDNCPAIANPTQVDADADGVGDACDNCPAIANPAQTDTDGDHVGDACDNCPNVANPGQEDTNGNNVGDACDWICGDVNRSGLVNIQDITGLINFLYKGGPAPNPLQSGDVNNSGVTNIQDITYLINFLYKGGPAPHCP, from the coding sequence ATGGAAAAGCACAGGTTTTTTGCCTTGATAGCTATGGCCTCGCTGCTGATCCTTTTTGCTTTTGCCGTGGTCGAGGGAGGGACCCCGGGAAATTCTATCACGGTCAACCGGATGGAGCAGAAGGCTCAAACTCTGACGCTTAGAGGTCAATCCTTTTCCTGGCCGACACGGCCGGTTGCTAAGGCCGTTGAGCAGGGAAGCCAGGGGGGAGAAACTATCGAAACGGCGACCGTCATCGGATCGCTTCCTTATACCGCTTCGGGCACAACCGTAGGTTATACCAATGATTACGATCGCAGATGCAGTAACCTTTCCAACTCTCCGGATGTGGTTTACTCCTACCAGCCCACTTCTGGTCAGAGACTGAATATCAGCACCTGCATCGCCTCATATATCACCAAGATATTTATTTTTGAGAACGATACCAACACTACCGTCGCCTGCAGCCAGTATTCCGATAGCTGCTCCAATAAGTTCCGGGCCGGTATCTATGACCTGCCGGTACTTGCCGGAAACACTTATTACATCGTGGTTGATGGTTATGGCGGTCAGTCGGGGACCTACGACCTGGTCGTGGTGGCCCGTCCCCCCATCGATACTCTGGCCATCCATCCCGCGCTGGCCGATAACAACAAAGGGATGCTGGCGCTGGCCCATGAATATGATGAGTACGACTCATCGGTTTTTTGGATGGGCTCCATCGATAATGGCACCACCTGGTCCAATGCCGTATACTGGAATTTCTCCGGCGGTGCCGCCACATACCCTGCCTTTGCCTACTGGGGGAAGGATACTACCTTTTTTGGAACCGTCGTTCCCCCTCATGCTTTCTACAACGGCGCCCCGAATTATCTCGTGAGCATGTGGAACGCTGGTAACGTGAGCGCTACCGAAGGAAGCTACTGGGATTGGAGCAGCTATGGCTGGCACGATATGAAAATGATTGATATTGCCTGCGATAACAGTCAGGCCGATTGGATGTGGGGCTTCCAGTCAATGGTCCACAGCACTACCTATACGAATCCTGCTATGGTCAATGCGCCCCATATTTTCTATCAAACCAGTGCGGACGGCTATGCCAACATCAGCTGGTATAATGGTCTTGATGGCTGCAATACAACTACTTGTGAAATCGACCATGCCACCGCCAAGACATATACTGTCTATGACTGGTTGGATCCCAGCATCGCTACCTGGAAACTGTTCGGGCGTCAGGATCGCTTCGATGATTTCGAAGATACTATTTTCTCGGGCGGATATACATTTATTATGGATGACTCCTCTGAGACTCAGTATCCGGTGGTTGCCGCCTACAATAACAATGTCCTGATTGTCACCGAGAACTGGAATGAAGCTGATCCGGATGATAAAGACATCATTTGCTGGCATTCCCCCACCGGCAGTCTGGCCGATCTGGAAACCAGTGTAATTGAAGCCACGGCTGATGCCGAGCGGTATCCGCAAATCCGCCATATTTCCGGCCTGTCATTCTTATGCACTTTCATCAGAGACTATATCCTCTATGCCACTTTAACGGAGGATGCCGGTTTGACCTGGGCAACTCCCCAGTCTATCAGCCTGTTCGGCGATTCTGTCGTTTCCGACTATCGGGCCGACAATATTGCCGAATCGGATGGATATGCCGCAAAGATTATTTATGAGTATTATGTCCCTGGAGGCGGGGGCGATATTCACCTGCGCCTGATCACACATCAGGTATATCCTTATCCCGACGCTGATGCCGACGGTGTGCCTGATTTCCAGGACAATTGCCCGGCCATTGCCAACCCGGATCAGACCGATACCGATAGTGACGGCAAGGGCGATGCCTGCGATAACTGTCCGGCCATTGCCAACCCAACCCAGGTCGACGCCGACGCTGATGGAGTGGGCGACGCCTGCGACAATTGCCCCGCTATTGCCAATCCGGCCCAGACTGATACGGATGGCGACCATGTCGGCGATGCCTGCGACAACTGCCCGAATGTTGCCAATCCGGGCCAGGAGGATACCAACGGCAACAACGTTGGCGATGCCTGCGATTGGATCTGCGGCGATGTTAACCGTAGTGGGTTGGTTAACATTCAGGATATTACCGGCCTGATTAACTTCCTGTATAAGGGAGGGCCGGCGCCCAATCCGCTTCAGTCCGGAGATGTCAACAACAGCGGCGTTACAAACATCCAGGATATTACATATCTTATCAACTTCCTGTATAAGGGAGGTCCGGCGCCGCATTGTCCTTGA
- a CDS encoding GNAT family N-acetyltransferase produces MINIRIMSEADIAFAVELSAHEKWGHLPADLQRLLAFEPNGCFVACDTHEAVGIITSTSYDDWGFLGNLIVKHEKRKDGIGASLMMHAIEYLRTRGVKCIELDGVFPAVPLYRKLGFRDKYLSLRLYRPSSESRGEAISPLPATVDDVVAYDRLRTGLNREKMIRRFFEDFFESVFVASIDRVTRYAIVKPRAGNVVAIGPFVADDCETAESLLVPIIRKYSQNSIAVGLPELNREAVALYRKHGFIYSEPSLRMYLGVRREYEEKIFAIMSPEKG; encoded by the coding sequence TTGATAAACATAAGAATCATGTCCGAAGCCGACATCGCCTTTGCAGTCGAACTTTCCGCCCATGAAAAGTGGGGACATCTTCCGGCCGACCTTCAGCGTCTATTGGCTTTTGAGCCGAACGGCTGCTTTGTCGCCTGCGATACGCATGAAGCGGTGGGGATTATTACCTCAACCTCCTATGATGATTGGGGCTTTCTCGGCAACCTGATTGTGAAGCATGAAAAAAGGAAAGATGGTATCGGTGCTTCACTGATGATGCATGCCATCGAGTATCTCCGCACCAGGGGCGTAAAATGCATTGAGCTTGATGGCGTCTTTCCGGCCGTGCCTCTTTATCGAAAGCTGGGATTCCGCGACAAATATCTTTCCCTCCGTCTCTATCGTCCATCTTCAGAAAGCAGGGGAGAGGCTATTTCGCCTCTGCCGGCGACTGTCGATGATGTCGTCGCCTATGATCGCCTGAGAACCGGCCTGAACAGGGAAAAAATGATTCGCCGGTTCTTTGAAGATTTTTTTGAATCCGTATTTGTGGCCAGCATTGACAGGGTTACGAGGTATGCTATCGTGAAACCTCGCGCCGGGAACGTCGTTGCCATTGGCCCCTTTGTCGCCGATGATTGCGAAACAGCGGAATCGCTCCTGGTGCCGATAATCAGGAAATACAGCCAGAACTCAATTGCCGTCGGCCTGCCTGAATTAAATCGTGAGGCCGTCGCTCTCTATCGAAAGCATGGTTTTATATATTCGGAGCCGTCATTGAGAATGTATCTCGGCGTACGCCGAGAGTACGAAGAGAAAATTTTCGCCATTATGTCTCCCGAAAAAGGATAG